A region of the Octopus bimaculoides isolate UCB-OBI-ISO-001 chromosome 15, ASM119413v2, whole genome shotgun sequence genome:
GGAGTAATGGAAATAGCAGAGGAGTCAATCGGACTAACTTAactattaaacaatatataattaaattcatcgatgttgattttatttttcaccaACCCCGGAGAAGATTAAAATAAGAATACTAATATTATACCCAACTTACCCACAGCCTTATGCCAGTGTAAAATATAAGGATTTCTAATTTATTGAGGAGGCTGTATAGAATCCGATTAAATAGATCCAAGTGTTTTGACTGAGGCACACGTGTTAAGGGGAAGTTACTCTAACGCGACATTTTTCACCAACATGGCGATGTGTAACCTGGCTGGGAAGGTGGCCCTTATTACAGGTTTATATCTTACTCTTTATTCATTTAGTTAATTTATTTTTAGTGTTGTTACGTTACAAACTGGACTTTCTTTTAAAGTAACTGAATCTCGTGTATTGTTTATCATTTCTTTCACTGAGAGCAAGCAACCTCATCAACAACAAGTACGTTACTTCTTAGTTTTTATTTTGGCAATTTGGAAAACATGAATGTCACAACATCACCCCAGCTCATTTCCTTCCTCTTCTATTTCATGTTGTAAGCTTGTGgtcaatgttagaaattaatctttcgtaaaatgtatttctttcctTGTggcaataatattaaaataatttcaacttTAATCGGTGAATTGGCAGAAAACTTAACCGTTCCATGTTCTAATTCCACAGAGGTCATTCTTCAAGAATGCAGGGCAAGGGGACAGACGATAAATACCAAACTGGCAAAACAATCTCTTAAGacaaaaaattactttatttagCCTTAGGTCAACAATGATCCgacgttccagctatgaccatcccgttATTTTGTTTACCACATCGAAAAAAATCATCgtcgttttctttattttactgcttttccctttattaaaaaatattcagtaatgaAAATCATTTGCACCGAAATTTCGGCTATCCCTACAGCATAAACACAGTATGGTTAAGACTACATTATCGCCTAATTAACGGAAGAATACATTAGATATGCAAAAAGACAAGGTGGTCCTGGCTAGAAcaccttttgatcataggtctgctcagtcagttCTGACAtgaggctaaacagcaacaaattaACCCTTGCATATGTCGAGCTAATGAGACAACCTCTACGTGGTcgttcaaccagctagaaataacagcaaaatcttcctcaaatctcgCCTTACTGTCGCTTTTAAGTGGGATACTTTCGATAATGTAGTTTCCAAAATACATAACATAAGGTGGTTATAAATGGCGTGCCTTTAAGGATAGGTCTGCTCAAACAAGACTGATTTTTTGGGCTTCCCAGCCATAACGTGGTAACTTTTGAGATAACAAGCATCTTAGAGATTATTGTGTATCTTATAGTGCGGGGATGAGGGGCAGCAAACTATGCCATGTGAACCATATCTGACCGATGGCATCATTTCATTTGGCCACGTTTATTAAGTACGTAACATTACGTACAGTAAttctttgtttaattaatttttggtTAGTGAACAATAAAATTCACTatcaagaaataacagaaaaagagCACATTTTTGTAATGGCTTCAAATGAAtcagttttatcatcatcatcatcatcatcatcatacaggtAATGTCTGTGTTCCATACAAGCATGAATTGAATGATCTGACTGTATCCAACAATGACTCAGAAGGCTGAATTGGGCTCCAGCGTCTGCTTTGGCAAGGGGTCtgtggctggatactcttcctaatgccaacaacttgaCAGAGTGTATTAggctttgcttgtttcagtcattagattgcagccatgctgagatACCACCTCAAAGAactttaatcaaatgaatcaactccagtattttttttttttaagccttgtacttattttattggtctcttttgctgaagttatgggggtgtaaacacaccaacactggttgctggttgtcaagtggtagtagggGACAAagattcacacaaatatatacatatacgcacacacgactggcttctttcagtttctgtctaccaaatccatccaaggcaccagcactagtgaggtcacccaGTGACTTACTAGAATGGGGGTGCAGTATTGAAGGAGGTGGATTTGTGTCATATGTTGAGAGGCTAAATTATAATAGaggaacagaaacaggtgtcttgccaAAGAGGAGATACATTGATACCACAGCTGAAAAGGGAAAAATGAGGTATCAGGGCATACCTCAAGGTAGAAGGTACTTGAAGAgagaataaggaaagaaaatcaaAGGTGGCAGGATGAGTAAATTCATGCATGTGTGAAAGGAATAGCAGATGATAGAGATGAGGATAgaagtgaatgcaatgaatggAGGATTGGACAGTGGTGAATCTCAGTTTGGAGAAAATGTAAGGAAAATAGAGTGAGTTGGCAAAGAGGAGGTGGTGATAGATGGTAATGCATAAAAAGGTGGGGGGGGAAGCAAGAGTAATAAAACTGGAGTGGGGGTTATGTGAAGTGTTGGGGAGAGATGTATAGTNNNNNNNNNNGGGGGGGAAGCAAGAGTAATAAAACTGGAGTGGGGGTTATGTGAAGTGTTGGGGAGAGATGTatagtagcaaaaaaaaaaagtgggagcATCAATGGCAAATATGAAGGTATTTAGAGGAAAAGGGCTTTCTGTCAAAAGTAGTTAGGGATAATGTTTGGAGTGTAGAATGGTTGGCAAAGAAGCCGTTCCGAGGAGAGAGATAAGTAatagcaccatatatatatatatatatatatatatatactagcagaaatatccggctttgcccgggttaaagagaataatgaaatctaaaaacgccgtctagactacgcaaccctcaactgttagtagctacgataccatatttctacattaataactNNNNNNNNNNNNNNNNNNNNNNNNNNNNNNNNNNNNNNNNNNNNNNNNNNNNNNNNNNNNNNNNNNNNNNNNNNNNNNNNNNNNNNNNNNNNNNNNNNNNNNNNNNNNNNNNNNNNNNNNNNNNNNNNNNNNNNNNNNNNNNNNNNNNNNNNNNNNNNNNNNNNNNNNNNNNNNNNNNNNNNNNNNNNNNNNNNNNNNNNNNNNNNNNNNNNNNNNNNNNNNNNNNNNNNNNNNNNNNNNNNNNNNNNNNNNNNNNNNNNNNNNNNNNNNNNNNNNNNNNNNNNNNNNNNNNNNNNNNNNNNNNNNNNNNNNNNNNNNNNNNNNNNNNNNNNNNNNNNNNNNNNNNNNNNNNNNNNNNNNNNNNNNNNNNNNNNNNNNNNNNNNNNNNNNNNNNNNNNNNNNNNNNNNNNNNNNNNNNNNNNNNNNNNNNNNNNNNNNNNNNNNNNNNNNNNNNNNNNNNNNNNNNNNNNNNNNNNNNNNNNNNNNNNNNNNNNNNNNNNNNNNNNNNNNNNNNNNNNNNNNNNNNNNNNNNNNNNNNNNNNNNNNNNNNNNNNNNNNNNNNNNNNNNNNNNNNNNNNNNNNNNNNNNNNNNNNNNNNNNNNNNNNNNNNNNNNNNNNNNNNNNNNNNNNNNNNNNNNNNNNNNNNNNNNNNNNNNNNNNNNNNNNNNNNNNNNNNNNNNNNNNNNNNNNNNNNNNNNNNNNNNNNNNNNNNNNNNNNNNNNNNNNNNNNNNNNNNNNNNNNNNNNNNNNNNNNNNNNNNNNNNNNNNNNNNNNNNNNNNNNNNNNNNNNNNNNNNNNNNNNNNNNNNNNNNNNNNNNNNNNNNNNNNNNNNNNNNNNNNNNNNNNNNNNNNNNNNNNNNNNNNNNNNNNNNNNNNNNNNNNNNNNNNNNNNNNNNNNNNNNNNNNNNNNNNNNNNNNNNNNNNNNNNNNNNNNNNNNNNNNNNNNNNNNNNNNNNNNNNNNNNNNNNNNNNNNNNNNNNNNNNNNNNNNNNNNNNNNNNNNNNNNNNNNNNNNNNNNNNNNNNNNNNNNNNNNNNNNNNNNNNNNNNNNNNNNNNNNNNNNNNNNNNNNNNNNNNNNNNNNNNNNNNNNNNNNNNNNNNNNNNNNNNNNNNtatatatagatatatatatattttttttttaaattttctatcgccctttcaaagcctagccaagctcatgggcccggtttcccgatttctatggcgtatgtgttcccccccagctggatgggatgccagtccgttgcagcattactcaagaaacaggaagacagagtgagagaaagttggggcgaaagagtacaacaagggtcgccaccaccccctgccagagcctcgtggagcttaagtgtttgctcaataaacactcacaatgcccggtctgggaatcgaaaccgtgatcctatgaccgcgagtccgctaccctaaccactgggctattgcaccttCACTTAATGAACACTACAGTCAATATAATTAGCTTACCGACTCCTCTGTAGTCACTCggtttatgccaaaatttgaaagcaaaaagGCAGCAAGCCAGCTAATTCATTAGTATGCCAGGAAAAAATCaacagcattttgcccatctttgttctgagctcaaattctgctatggttgatttttgcttttcattctttcagggtcaacaagTACAactggtcaatgtaatcgactagtccccttccctgaaatttcaggccttgtgcctatagcagaaaggatcattattatcatagagTACTCCTGCATGCTATACTTGTGCTCCTACTTTACTCTTGtatgtttattctttattatctttgtttctgttgtactacATCCTCTACTGTACAGTACCACACTACTTCAGTAGGCTTCTTGAGTATGTAGTGATAGCTAGTATGGTGCAGAGCAGAGATAAGATCCTGACCGTTCATGACATCCAGCCCATTTTCTCATTCTCTTGTTAAAATTATCAAACCTTACTTTACTGATAATGTTAAGCAGTCTTGAGATAGATGTCTATGTAACAAGATTCTGATTACTCCCTCTCCTGCAccaaccctgtgtgtgtgtatgtgtgtgttgttaatcAGGTCAGGCTTTGTCATATGTtaaaattcttccaaggtcaacattgcctgtCATTCTTCTGGAATGCCAGTGATAAGTTGAGTCAGTTCACTGCGAATGTTCCTCCCTACCTGCAATTTGACCTTGTTTAGTCTTAGCTCCACTCTCATTCCACAGAATGATGgtcctaggtcagccctgatctcACTGAACAATGGTCAAAAACTTTCCAGACATTTTTCTGTAACAAAGAACTCCATTGTTCACCATGTCTTTCCTCTCTTAACCATTCAGCGTTCCGATTACTCTGTcgaatttaatgcttatttagttACTGTCtggaattattcatgcattatctcatggctttgagGTTTCCACTATGtgactctctctttactcttttcactcttttacttgtttcagtcatttgactacggccatgctggagcaccgcctttagtcgagcaaatcgaccccaggacttattctttgtaagcctagtacttattctatcggtctctttttttttttgccgaaccgctaagttacgaggatgtaaacacNNNNNNNNNNNNNNNNNNNNNNNNNNNNNNNNNNNNNNNNNNNNNNNNNNNNNNNNNNNNNNNNNNNNNNNNNNNNNNNNNNNNatatatatatatctatatatatatatatatatatacacacacacatacacatatatatatatatgtatatatatgcgacaggcttctttcagtttctgtctaccaaatccactcacaaggctttggtcggtccaaggctatagtagaagacacttgcccaagttgccacgcagtgggaatgaatccggaaccatgtggttggtaagcaagctacttaccacacagccactcctgcgactgtttacttttagaatgacattgtagggtaggtgtgaaaggctggttcgaacataaaacaggtggaatgcTTTGGCtggatacagccagtttaaatgctaaagagctaaAAATGAAAGAGGAtaattaggttgctatttctaacagatcaaataATCATGTTGaggcttttgtgtatgtatatggcagGGGGTAGGGGAGttgcaatggtgatgataatgaccaaTTATTATACTATTTTTCAGGTGCCAGTTCTGGTATTGGTGCAGCTACTGCTGCATTATTTTCCAAACTTGGGGCACAGCTTGCCATTACTGGTAGAAAGGAAAATAACTTACAAAAGACAGGAGACCAGTGCCAAATACATGGAgcaaaggtaaaaaagaaaactgtgagGAATGGGtgtatatttgcttttttttaacagtggttcttaaccagggtCCACGTGACCAccggggatccatataagattttgtggagTTCACATTAAACGAAATAGTAAATTGGGTCCTCAGTATTATTTTAGgagtccatgaaaaaattttgctttaccCACTCCtacaaagttgctggccttgtgccaaaatttgaaaccacataaaaggcactcagtccactctacagggtggttaggaaaggcatccagccataaaaaaacataccaaaacagatacagtagcCTGATGTTGTCTTTTACTTGACCATCTtttgtcaaaccgtctaacccataccagcatggaaggcagatgttaacaGCTAGGTTCCTtactctaatgttttacatagttcaatctacacaagttaatgtttgacaaacaaaatagtaattttgaaagaagtatctataaagtCAGTTTTTAAACATTAGGTGCctatgggagtccaccagaatcAAATAGTAACTGAAGGAGTCcaaaggtaaaaaatggttgagaatcactggtttgatagatggaaaagcaGTTGGACATTcctgtatttcatcatcatcatcatcatttaacgtccgctttccatgctagcatgggttggacgatttgactggggactggcgaaccagatggctacaccagactccaatctgatctggcagagtttctacagctggatgcccttcctaacgccaaccactccgagagtgtagtgggtgatttttacatgccaccgggaAAACTGAGTATTAGTGTGGCTtagggtgatgagctggcagaaccattagcacactaagcaaaaggcttagcagcattttatttatactcttttacttgtttcagtcatttgactgcggccatgctggagcactgcctttagtcgagcaaatcgaccccaagacttattctttgtaagcttagtacttattctagcggtctcttttgccaaaccgctaagttacgggtacctaaacacaccagcatcagttgtcaagcgatggtgggaggacaaacacagacacacaaacatatacacacacatacatatatatatatatacatatatacgacgggcttctttcagtttctgtctaccaaatccactcacaaggctttggttggcccgaggttatagtagaagacacttgcccaaggtgccacgcagtgggactgaacccggaaccatgtggttggtaagcaagctgcttaccacacagccactcctgcaccttatctttacattctgagttcaaattccaccgaggttggctttggctttcatccttctgggatcaataaattaagtaccagtgaaacacttgggtcaatgtaatcaacttacccacctccgacgaagttgctggccttgtgccaaaatttgaaaccaatattagactTAGAATTAGAAAACCctcattgtatacatataatcattaTTGCTGTCAGATTTACTGACATTTTAAGTAGAATAccagagaaatattttctgaatgaCATACAGAAATATTTCTTGATGTTTAACTCCAAGTTAGTCATGAccaagcagacctgtgatcaaatatgttccaactgtgactattccattaagaaaatttttttttaggtgtGTCTAGGAATACttcatataatatttctttactattttaaaGTTATAAAGTGTAATGTGGAGgacatttgtttgttatttttagcaattcaAACAGCAGACAGCCACATAGAGGCTTTGTAAAGCTATAGAGAAAAATATCTAAGATCAAAGTATAATTACACTTTACTAATGATGTCTAATAAGGCAAAAACATGTTTAGAGTTATCTCCCCTTTTATCATCAGCCTCTCTTGCAACTGCttgctttgattaattttaaattaaaattttaggaTTGTCTTTCATTCCTTATTTGGCCATAGTTAGTCAAGTAATCGTTAGTTCTCATCATTAacaatgatatttaaataaaattttttggcTTACTATTTCAAGCAAGCTAGCTTCTACTTTACCTGAGGTAAGTTGCTGTTCCTATCCAAGAGTGAGATAGAGACATTTGTACCACCTTGTGTCTTCAAATCTAAATACTTTTTCTTTGTACCATTgtcacaattttgtttttcaatatgttTCACTGTTCCAGCCATTGTTGTTGACTGCTGACCTTAGTAAAGAAGACAACACAAAGAAGGTACTAGATTCTACTATTGCCCATTTCAAGAAACTTGATATTCTGGTAAGTGTCTCATTCTACAAACCATTTTCCATTTACCCATTTGCTTCATTAACTTACTTCATTGAGGTGTTTGtagatattcatcatcatcatcgtcgtcgtttaacgtccgctttccatgctagcatgggttggacgatttgactgaggactggtgaaccagatggctgcaccaggctccagtctgatctggcagagtttctacagctggatgcccttcctaatgtcaaccactccgagagtgtagtaggtgcttttacgtgccatcagcacaaAAGCCAGTGGATATTAAAGCTATTCTCTGCTGTATATAGtgggtgtgtatctatatatatatatatatatatatcatcatcatcaacatcatcatttaacgtccgttttccatgctggcatgtgttgaacGGGTCGACTGGtatctgggaagccaggaggctgtaccaggctccagtctgatttgacagtgtttctacagctggatgtccttcttaatgccaaccactccaagagtgtagtgggtgctttttttatgtgccaccagcacaggggccagccacgtttggatggtgctttttacatgctaccagcacggggatcacaactacaatttccctTTGATTagcttggacaaaataatagaaacaccttaaaatttaaaacaaatttattttaatacggggtaggactgcctttggcagtaattacagcttgaattctacgaggtatggatttgtacaaagtttcaattgtttctaaaggaatttttgtctattcttcagctaaaacagtctacacttcttgtagtgatgatggtggaggatattgactccatAATGCGGGAAAGTGTCGTGCCTATGGTCGTCACTGGAAAGAAGAAAAgcagaaatatcttgaaattcttGTCTTATATTGAGATCTCGggactgtggtggtcagataagatgtCCAACTTCACTAGTATGTTCCTCGTGTTATTCAATAACAAatttagttgtgtgaattggtgcattccatcctgaaagattgcatttccctccagaaacagttccgcaaccatggGATGAGTTTgatcagaaaaaatgcttaaatagttttgactattaattctgccatgaaaggaaaccattgggccgatggatttccaagatatagcccccaccaccgatcatcacagatcctcctccatgtttaacagttagaagaaggcagtctgcttcttttggctgtctccacatgtatacttggccagtggtcagaaataaagtaaaggatgactcatctgagaaaataacattcttccactgctctaggaaccaattctgtaggtttttactccactctaaatgctttgcaatNNNNNNNNNNNNNNNNNNNNNNNNNNNNNNNNNNNNNNNNNNNNNNNNNNNNNNNNNNNNNNNNNNNNNNNNNNNNNNNNNNNNNNNNNNNNNNNNNNNNNNNNNNNNNNNNNNNNNNNNNNNNNNNNNNNNNNNNNNNNNNNNNNNNNNNNNNNNNNNNNNNNNNNNNNNNNNNNNNNNNNNNNNNNNNNNNNNNNNNNNNNNNNNNNNNNNNNNNNNNNNNNNNNNNNNNNNNNNNNNNNNNNNNNNNNNNNNNNNNNNNNNNNNNNNNNNNNNNNNNNNNNNNNNNNNNNNNNNNNNNNNNNNNNNNNNNNNNNNNNNNNNNNNNNNNNNNNNNNNNNNNNNNNNNNNNNNNNNNNNNNNNNNNNNNNNNNNNNNNNNNNNNNNNNNNNNNNNNNNNNNNNNNNNNNNNNNNNNNNNNNNNNNNNNNNNNNNNNNNNNNNNNNNNNNNNNNNNNNNNNNNNNNNNNNNNNNNNNNNNNNNNNNNNNNNNNNNNNNNNNNNNNNNNNNNNNNNNNNNNNNNNNNNNNNNNNNNNNNNNNNNNNNNNNNNNNNNNNNNNNNNNNNNNNNNNNNNNNNNNNNNNNNNNNNNNNNNNNNNNNNNNNNNNNNNNNNNNNNNNNNNNNNNNNNNNNNNNNNNNNNNNNNNNNNNNNNNNNNNNNNNNNNNNNNNNNNNNNNNNNNNNNNNNNNNNNNNNNNNNNNNNNNNNNNNNNNNNNNNNNNNNNNNNNNNNNNNNNNNNNNNNNNNNNNNNNNNNNNNNNNNNNNNNNNNNNNNNNNNNNNNNNNNNNNNNNNNNNNNNNNNNNNNNNNNNNNNNNNNNNNNNNNNNNNNNNNNNNNNNNNNNNNNNNNNNNNNNNNNNNNNNNNNNNNNNNNNNNNNNNNNNNNNNNNNNNNNNNNNNNNNNNNNNNNNNNNNNNNNNNNNNNNNNNNNNNNNNNNNNNNNNNNNNNNNNNNNNNNNNNNNNNNNNNNNNNNNNTAATTAATTAAGAGTGAACTGGTCGTCATTAAAATCTTTAGCCAAAAATATTCAGGGGAAATaacttttcttaatttatttaatgGTCGGAAAGTGCCCTGCCTGTGGTCGTCACTGGAAAGAAGAAAGGCAGAAATATCTTGATATTCTTGTCTTATAGGTTTGGTCTGAATGCTAGAAAGTGATCCATGCTAAAGGTACCCCATGGCAAGGTGATGACTCGGTCATTTCAGAACAGGTACAATGCATTGGAAAAATTTCCATTTAGTTTCCATTCTATCCAGTTTGACTAACAAGACTTGAATCAGCTCAAGTTTATGGTAAAGGACACTTATGCAAATTACAGTGCAGTGGAATCGAACCCATAACCACTTGAttgcaaagcaggcttcttaatcATACACCCACCAGTGTACTGCATGGGGGGGATGGGATTCAGCAGCAAATACTGGATAATTGCCGGATGCTAAAAGTCAGGGAAATGTTGTCTTGGAGGAATAAATACCATGGAACATGTGGGTACAAGAGTTGAGGTCAAATGTCCAGAAGAAACTGGATTAAATTATCATTCCAAgctgtgtttaaccctttagcatttaaaccaaccatatccgacccaaatattctacctgttcttatgtttaaactggctagatctggcctctcacacataccttacaatgtaattctaaaaatatacaattacatcattgaaatctcaaagctatgagacaatgcaggattacttcaaaacaatgtgaataaataagcattacattagacagagtgaaggcacatggctcagtggttagagcgtcaggctcacaatcatgaagtagtgagtttgattcctgggtCAGGAATTGTATTCAtatggtgaaggcgcatggctcagcggttagagtgtcaagcttacgatcgtgaggttgtgagttcgattctcagacggggctgcgtgttgtattcttgagcaagacactttatttcacattgctccagttaactcagctgtagaaatgagttgcgacatcactggtgccaagctgtatcggcttttgccttttccttggataacgtCACTGGTGTGGAGAGGgatggctggtatgcatgggcgattgctggccttccataaacaaccttgcccggacttgtgcctgggagggtaactttctaggtacaatcccatggtcattcgtgacagAGGGGAGTCTCCTGATAACTCAAGGCTATGAACAAAGACaagctggtgccaagctgtatcagcctttgcctttcccttggacaacatttatgaggggaggctggtatgcatgggcgactactgatCTTTcacaaacaatcttgcccggacttgtgcctcggaggggaacattctaggtgcaatcccatggtcattcgtgactgaagggagtctttatctttttttttacatttgacagagtaatctgaatgctaaagggtcaaacacTAAGTCTAGATTAATTAGTTGTTTGAGGTTGGATAAAAGTCATTTGATTTAAGCTCCTCTCTGTTCTAGGTCTATATATCATTTGACTATGTTGGCTGTACCACATCTGGTTGCTACCAAAGGAAATATTGTCAATGTATCGAGTGTTAATGGACTAAGATCTGTAAGTATTTCTTCATGTCTAACATTCAAATACTGCTGATAAGGTACAAAACCTGCTGAAATCACAGGATACAGTAGTTTCACTACCAGTGCTTAACCTCTCATGTCTACTACCAATAtctctgtgtttatatacactAGACGTTGATACAAGAAGctttcttgggacaaattctgCAGTATTATGGTGCTCTAAAAATAGGTAAGAGTCAGCaacatgaagagcatccagctgtaaagcaTTACTACAATAATGTGTATTCATACAGCCCAGAAAATAGCCCTCGTCACATTTAGGTTGAATTTTAAGTACTTAATAACAAGTTCGTTTCAGTTACACATTACTTTAAAGTTTCATAAGTGCACAACACGTCCACATCATCAGATGTACAGTCAGAGTGgtgagaaattaaaagaaatttttaaatggtttctgtgtggcataggtgcagg
Encoded here:
- the LOC106884498 gene encoding uncharacterized protein LOC106884498 codes for the protein MAMCNLAGKVALITGASSGIGAATAALFSKLGAQLAITGRKENNLQKTGDQCQIHGAKPLLLTADLSKEDNTKKVLDSTIAHFKKLDILVSVSFYKPFSIYPFASLTYFIEVSIYHLTMLAVPHLVATKGNIVNVSSVNGLRSFPGVLSYNMSKSALDQMTQCAALELAPKQVRVNSVNPGVIITELQKRGGISDEAYVAFLDRCKQTHALGRPGQVDEVAAAIAFLASDASSFITGALLPVDGGRHAMCPR